Genomic window (Candidatus Tanganyikabacteria bacterium):
GACGTCACCCACGGATCGTGCCGGCTACACGCCGGTGCACGAGCCCTTCACGCCGGCCGTGGCGCGCAAGCACCTTTTGGGCGACCTGACGCTGGGCGTCTATGTCGTCCGGACGGACGATTCCGTGAACTTCCTGGCCTTCGACCTCGATCTGGCGCGCTTCGCGATGGAAAGCGCGTCCAAGACGCGGACCTGGCCGACACTCGTCCGCACCGTCCAGCAGGCCGCCGTGGCCTACCTGGATCGGTGCGCGGCCCTGGAGATTCCGGCTTTCATCGAGGATTCGGGCAGCAAGGGGCGCCACGTCTGGGTGTTCTTCGATCGCCCGGTCCCGGCCGCATGGGCATTGCGCTTGGCCCACCTGATCAGATCCGGCATGCCCGAACTGCCGGCGGAAGTAGCGGTCGAGGTCTTCCCCAAGCAGGCCAAGATCAAGGGCAACGGCCTGGGGAACCTGATCAAGATCCCGCTGGGCATCCACCGCAAGACCGGCCGGCGCTGCCACTTCCTGGAGCCGGACGGTACCCCGGTAGCCGACCCTTACCGTTTCCTGGCCGACCTGCGGCCGGTCGGCTACGATCACGTGCTCGACCTGATAAGCCGCCCCGAAGCCAGCCCCCAGCCTGCCAACGAGGTCCCGTGGGACGACCCGCCGGGCGAGGCCAAGCCGGCCGAGCCGGCGCAGGATGCGGCAGCCACGAGCATTGCGGCTGTGCCCTACGATCGCGCCCAGGACCTCGAGGTTTTGTGGCTCCTGCGCCGCTGCCCGGTCATCGGTGAGCTTGTCCGAAAAGCAGAGACAATTCACGCGCTCACTGCCGACGAGCGCTTGGTCCTCAAGCATACCGTCGGGCATTTGCCGAACGGCTCCGAAGCCTTCAATACCATCCTGGGCCTCGTGCAGCCGATTCTCGCCGCGGAGTTCATGAAGAAGCGCTTCCAGGGCAACCCGATGGGGTGCCGGCGCATCGTCGAACGCGTCCCCGACGTGGTCGGCCGCGTCCCGTGCGGCTGCCGCTTCGACCGATCGGCGATGCCCACTCCCTTGCTGCACCTCATGGACCTGAGGGCCGCGGCTCCGCAGTTGCAGCCCGACGGCATCTCGCAGCTGATGCTCGAGCGCATGGTGGGGGAGCTCGTGCGGCTGCGGGTCGAGGCGGCCCGCCTGGCCGCGCTCCAGTTTCGGCTCGAAGAGCAGATGCGGGCGTACCTCATCGAGAAGGGCCTGAGCCAGGTTTCCACGGCGACCGGTTCGGTCACCCTCGGGCCCGACCAGGATCTCCAGGTGACCATTCCGATTTCGACTCCCCTGATCGAGGTCGAGGCCCCGATGACGCTGCCCGAGGCCACGGCCGAGAGCGCCGAGGCGACGCCGGGCGAATGACCGTCCTGTACATCACCGAGCAAGGTGCGACCGTCGGGCGGCGATCGGAGCGCCTGATCATCCAGAAGCGCGGCCAGGAGATAGATCAGGTCCGTCTGGCCGACCTCGAGCAGGTGGTCCTGCTCGGCCACGTCCAGATGTCGAGCGCGGCGGTGCGGGCACTTCTGGCCCGCGGCGTCGACCTGGCGCTACTCTCGGCCGGCGGGGCCTACCTGGGGCGATTGTCCCGGGGCGCGTCGCGCAACATCGACCTGCGGAGGATCCAGTTCCGGCGCCTGGATGACGAGCCTTTCGCCCTGGATCTCGCCAAGCGCTTCGTGCGAGGGAAGCTCGTCAACCTGCGCACGCACTTGGGGCGCCACCAGCGAACTCATCCGGATGACGTCTGTGCGAGGTCGCTGGTGGCGATCCGGGTGTGCCTGGAGCGAATCGACGGCGCGGAGGACCTCGATGCGCTGCTCGGGTTCGAGGGTCGGGCGAGCGCCGCCTACTTCGAGGCGTTTGGGCGGCAGCTCCGCGCGGAAGGCATGATCTTCACGCGCCGCCTGCGCCGGCCGCCACCCGATCCGGTCAACATCCTGCTGTCGTTCGGCTACACGCTGCTCACGACGGTCATGCAGGGGTACTGCGAGCTGGCCGGCTTCGACCCTTTTCTGGGCGCCCTCCATCGGCCCGAGTACGGCCGGCCGTCGCTGGCGCTCGACCTGATCGAGGAGTTCAGGCCCCTGGCCGTGGACATGCCGGTCGTCCGGGCCGTCAATACGCGGGCCATCACGCCGGCCGACTTCGTGGCCCTCGCGCCCGACGATTCGCCCATCGAGGACGAATGGGAGCGCGAGGAATGCGACGGGCCGGAAGCCGAACCCCCGAGACGGCGCATCGTGTTCACGCCGGGCGGGGTCAAGAAGTGGCTCACCGCCTTCGAGCGGCGCCTGGCCGAAAGCGCCGTCTACCCACCGACCGGGCAGCGCCTGACGTACCGGCAGATCATGCGCGAGCAGGTCTACCGCCTCGCGCGTCACCTCAAGGGCGAGGGCGAGTACGAGCCCTTCGAGGTCGGAGCATGAGGAGACGCGAATGCCCCTTGTGACGGTCAGTTACGACGTGGCCGACGACCGGCGCCGCTATCGCGTGGCCAAGTTGCTGCTGGACTACGGAACGCGCGTGCAGTTCAGCGTCTTCGACTGCCTGCTCGACGAGCGGCAGTTCCTCGAATTGCGTGGCCGACTGCTGGAAATCATCGACCAGGAGTCGGACAGCGTCAGGTTCTACACCCTGTGCCGGCGCTGCCAGGCCGGAATCGACCTGATCGGCCACGGGCCGATCATCGAGGACCAGGACATCGTGGTGTTGTGAGAGGTACCAAGCCATGGCGACCATGCTCGATGCGAAGGATCCCGCGCGGTCTCTGACCGATGAGGCCCGGCGCCTGCAGGATCAGGGGCGACTGGCCGAGGCTGCCCGGCTGTACCTCGAGGCCTACCGGGCTAGCCCGTCGAGCTTTCGGGCCAGCCGGCACCTGCACTGCGCCCGGAAGGTTTCGGCGGCTTCGGCCCGATCGGCCCTGGAGTTCGCCAGGGAGGCGGCCGAGGCCTGGCCCGAAGACATCTGGGTGCAGCGGGAAGCCGTGTGGGTGCATTACGACGCGTACCTCAAGGGATTCGATGCGGCTGGCGGCAAGGCGCAGCCCGAGGAATGCCGGCAGGCCATCAAGACGGCCCGGTGGATGCTGGAGGCCACGCGCGAGGAGTTGCCCGTGCGGCTGGCGGCCTTCGGCGGGGCGAAGGCCGCCAAGGCGCTGGGGGCCTGGGACGAGGTCCTCGATCTGCTCGACCGGATGAGCGCCGAAGGCCTCTCCGGCGAGCCAAACAACGCGAATGGCAAGCGCCTCCCTTCGGATCGCGAGCGGTGGTACACCATGCGGGCTCGCGCGCTCTTCGAGTTGCGTCGCTACGACGACGCGTTGGCCGTGGCATCCGAGGGCGCCGCCGCCTGCGGAGGCGGCGAAGGCCTGCCGCGGTTGCAGGCGCTTTCCTACATGGCGCTGGGCGATCTCGAACCGGCCCGCAGCCTGCTCGAGCAGATCGACCGGCGGTGCGCGCCCCAGTGGTACGTCAAGGCCGATCTGGCCCGCATCCGGATGCGGCAGGGAGACGTCAAGGGCGCGCTGGCCCTGGCCTGCGAGGCGGCGCTGCTTCCCGGCGACGCCAAGGGGCGGATCGGGATGTTCGAGGAGATGGCCGAGATGCTGTCGACCCTTGGCTCCCAGGACGGGGCCGCTTGCCACCTCGGGCTGGCCCTGGCGATCGCCGAGTCCGAAGGGTGGGAGCGGCGGCGCGAGCGCTGTGCCCGCAAGCTCGATGACCTGTTCCTGGTGCATGGCGAGACGCTCGCGGAAAGTGCCCTCTCCATCGACACCGCCGCACAGCCGCTCGGGGCGGCCCTCAACCGCTGCGGCGGCATCTGGCGCGACCAGCTTTCGACCCTCCGGCCACGGCGGGCCGGCCGGATAAAGGCCTGGAACGCCGAGCGGGAGTTCGGCTTCATCACCGCCACCGATGGCACTGACCTGTACTTCCAGGGTCGCAATTTCAGGGCGATGGGCCGGAGCCCCGAGGTCGGCATGGCGGTGGAATTCGAGGTGAGATCGAGCTACGATCACAAGAAGCAGCGGGACAGCCAGGTGGCCGTCGACATCCGGCCCGCCGCCCCCTCGCCAAGGAAGCCGGTCGAACCCGATGATCTCCCGTACTGAGTGCTCCCCGTCCCGAGCGGGTAAGTTGTTCTCGGACCCCCGAAATGACATTGGAGCAAAGCTTTGTGTTCATGGAGGTGCTCGGTTCGCCAAGAACCTTGAAAACGGACGCCTTCAGCTATGCGTGAAGGCCGAATTTCACACAGACCACCCCTTCCCCCTGCATGGTGCTCGGTTTCGGGGTGGTACGATCCGCTCTGCGTGCCGGCTGCGGCGAGCCGCGGCCGGAATGCCGCTCCCCGCCTCCAGGGGATTACGACTTGAACGCGACAAATATCCCTGACGGGATTTCATCGGCGGCCGGAATGCCGCTCCCCGCCTCCAGGGGATTACGACCTTTGTGGCCGGTTTGGCGGCCTTTGTGGCCGGTTTGGCGCCGGAATGCCGCTCCCCGCCTCCAGGGGATTACGACTGTACCAGAAGTCGCAGATTAATTTCGTGGTGTTTTCGCCGGAATGCCGCTCCCCGCCTCCAGGGGATTACGACCCCGTGTCGGCAAAGAGGATAGCGTCTGGGATGATGGC
Coding sequences:
- a CDS encoding cold shock domain-containing protein, with the protein product MATMLDAKDPARSLTDEARRLQDQGRLAEAARLYLEAYRASPSSFRASRHLHCARKVSAASARSALEFAREAAEAWPEDIWVQREAVWVHYDAYLKGFDAAGGKAQPEECRQAIKTARWMLEATREELPVRLAAFGGAKAAKALGAWDEVLDLLDRMSAEGLSGEPNNANGKRLPSDRERWYTMRARALFELRRYDDALAVASEGAAACGGGEGLPRLQALSYMALGDLEPARSLLEQIDRRCAPQWYVKADLARIRMRQGDVKGALALACEAALLPGDAKGRIGMFEEMAEMLSTLGSQDGAACHLGLALAIAESEGWERRRERCARKLDDLFLVHGETLAESALSIDTAAQPLGAALNRCGGIWRDQLSTLRPRRAGRIKAWNAEREFGFITATDGTDLYFQGRNFRAMGRSPEVGMAVEFEVRSSYDHKKQRDSQVAVDIRPAAPSPRKPVEPDDLPY
- a CDS encoding tetratricopeptide repeat protein, whose amino-acid sequence is MAASSDLGIEEIKDALRDGDFEHAKDRLAQLACESVRDGRTHMEIAQLAEDAGDLSRAILEYNHALRDSPQDVDTLRRLANLRADLGQTDRAIRCFKKLLDLAPDDAEARRALQTLERQAGPASEPEPPRGTVPPPAVEPPLPEPSDADAINLVTRFAGREGVYARQWTSPTDRAGYTPVHEPFTPAVARKHLLGDLTLGVYVVRTDDSVNFLAFDLDLARFAMESASKTRTWPTLVRTVQQAAVAYLDRCAALEIPAFIEDSGSKGRHVWVFFDRPVPAAWALRLAHLIRSGMPELPAEVAVEVFPKQAKIKGNGLGNLIKIPLGIHRKTGRRCHFLEPDGTPVADPYRFLADLRPVGYDHVLDLISRPEASPQPANEVPWDDPPGEAKPAEPAQDAAATSIAAVPYDRAQDLEVLWLLRRCPVIGELVRKAETIHALTADERLVLKHTVGHLPNGSEAFNTILGLVQPILAAEFMKKRFQGNPMGCRRIVERVPDVVGRVPCGCRFDRSAMPTPLLHLMDLRAAAPQLQPDGISQLMLERMVGELVRLRVEAARLAALQFRLEEQMRAYLIEKGLSQVSTATGSVTLGPDQDLQVTIPISTPLIEVEAPMTLPEATAESAEATPGE
- the cas2 gene encoding CRISPR-associated endonuclease Cas2 — its product is MPLVTVSYDVADDRRRYRVAKLLLDYGTRVQFSVFDCLLDERQFLELRGRLLEIIDQESDSVRFYTLCRRCQAGIDLIGHGPIIEDQDIVVL
- the cas1 gene encoding CRISPR-associated endonuclease Cas1; protein product: MTVLYITEQGATVGRRSERLIIQKRGQEIDQVRLADLEQVVLLGHVQMSSAAVRALLARGVDLALLSAGGAYLGRLSRGASRNIDLRRIQFRRLDDEPFALDLAKRFVRGKLVNLRTHLGRHQRTHPDDVCARSLVAIRVCLERIDGAEDLDALLGFEGRASAAYFEAFGRQLRAEGMIFTRRLRRPPPDPVNILLSFGYTLLTTVMQGYCELAGFDPFLGALHRPEYGRPSLALDLIEEFRPLAVDMPVVRAVNTRAITPADFVALAPDDSPIEDEWEREECDGPEAEPPRRRIVFTPGGVKKWLTAFERRLAESAVYPPTGQRLTYRQIMREQVYRLARHLKGEGEYEPFEVGA